The sequence below is a genomic window from Providencia rettgeri.
TGGAATATTATCTATTCCGTTATTAAAAGATGGTAAAGTAGTGGGTCTTGAGTCATTACACCATATAAATAAAAAAAATAAATATCAAAATCCTGTTTTTATAATGGCTGGGGGATTTGGTACTCGTTTAAGACCTTTAACAGATAATTGTCCTAAACCTATGTTAACAGTTGGCACAAAACCAATATTAGAAATAATAATAGATAACTTTGTTAAGGCTGGTTTTAATAACTTTTATATTTCAACACATTACATGCCAGAGCAAATAAAAAATTATTTCGGTAATGGTGAAAATAAAAAAATTAATGTTACTTATGTGCATGAAGAAAACCCACTCGGCACTGGTGGAGCTTTAGGCTTACTACCCAAAGATATTCCTGATGATCTCCCTATTATTGTAATGAATGGCGATGTCTTAACAAAAATAGACTTACAAAAATTATTAGACTTTCATATTAGCAATAACGCCGATGCAACAATGTGTGTTAGAGAATATGATTATCAAATACCCTATGGCGTTATCAACAGTGAGGGTAATAAAATAACTAGTATGGTCGAGAAACCTATTCAACGTTTCTTTATAAATACTGGAATTTATGTTATTTCACAAAATATAATTAAATCAGTCCCACAAAATCATCGTATTGATATGCCTACTTTGCTTGAACAACATATTGCTATAGATAAAAATGTTCTCATGTTCCCCATTCATGAATATTGGCTAGACATAGGCCGTATGGACGATTTTAATAGAGCACAAAAAGATATTTACTCTCTGGGAATATTATAATGATTAATAATAAAAAAATAATAGCTATTATTCCGGCAAGAGGCGGTAGTAAGAGGCTCCCTAGAAAAAATATCCTACCATTAGTTGGTAAACCGCTAATAAACTGGACGATAGAAGCTGCTCTAGCTAGTAAATATATAGATAAAGTAATTGTTAGTACTGATGATATAGAGATACAAGAAGTTGCACAAAAAGCTGGGGCCGATGTCCCCGAATTAAGACCAGAAAATCTATCAACAGATACAGCAACAACACAAGATGTTGTATTTTATATACTAGATAAATTTGGTGACAATGAAGATATCGTTGTTATACTGCAACCCACATCTCCTTTACGAAACCATACCCATATTGATGAAGCATTAGAATTCTTTGAAGAAAAAAAAGCTTTTTCGGTAGTATCCGTTACCCCATGCGAGCACTCACCTTTATGGGCAAATACGCTACCTGAAACTCTTTCATTAAAAAATTTTTTGAATGCTGAATCAGAACATAAGCGCTCTCAAGATCTATCGCAATACTATAGACTAAATGGAGCCATTTATATTTATAAAACAAATGAAATAATAAGTGAAAAGAGATTAAGCTACAAAGAAAATAGCTATGGATATATAATGGGAAATAGGTTTTCCTATGACATTGATACTAATCTTGATTTCCAAATTACAAATTTCCTAGCTAACAACCCAGAAATATAATTTAAAAACCAAGTAGATAATGAAGAACAGGCTAATTCAACTTATATTGCGAATGATTACAGTCTTAGGTAAATTTATACTTGTTATTTATTTATCTAAATATGGTTCAGAAAATGACTTAGCAGTCTATACATTGGTTAATGCAACCATTTCATTTTCAGTATTTTTTATTGGACTAGAGTTATATACATTTACCAATAGAGAACTTATTGAACGAGGTAACTTAGTAGAACAGATTATAAATACAGTACCAGTTTTTATTATAACCTATTCTATTTCTATATTTTTAATATACTCCCTTAATTTAATCCCTACTGAATACATTCAATTATTTTTCGTGCTACTTGCAATGGAGCATATATTAACTGAATGTGATAGAATACTCGTCTCAATACAGAAAGCAATAAAAGCAAGTATTGTGTTTTTTTTTAGGACATCTGCTTGGATATATATTTTTATAATATACTCCTATACATCAAAATCTATTGATATAAAATCACTAATTTTATATTGGCTTCTATTTGATATCATCACTTTATTGCTTGCCTTATACTTTATAAAAGAATCGGATAATATTAACTTTAGAATTCCTTCAACTTTTATATCTATTAACTGGATCAAAAAAGCCTTTTTTATTGCTAAGAATTTTATTCTTGTATCACTTATCTCTAGAGGTGTTCTATTTTTTGACAAACTGATAATAGATAAATTCTCCGGTTCAGAACAATTAAGTGCATATGCATTCTATTCTAACTTTAC
It includes:
- a CDS encoding cytidylyltransferase domain-containing protein, yielding MINNKKIIAIIPARGGSKRLPRKNILPLVGKPLINWTIEAALASKYIDKVIVSTDDIEIQEVAQKAGADVPELRPENLSTDTATTQDVVFYILDKFGDNEDIVVILQPTSPLRNHTHIDEALEFFEEKKAFSVVSVTPCEHSPLWANTLPETLSLKNFLNAESEHKRSQDLSQYYRLNGAIYIYKTNEIISEKRLSYKENSYGYIMGNRFSYDIDTNLDFQITNFLANNPEI
- a CDS encoding nucleotidyltransferase family protein; the protein is MNNWEKIIVSPQSTIRNTLSILNETGLQIAMVIDDNNNLIGVVTDGDIRRGLLRNICLTDSVSTIMNTTPITADIKAHNNELKEIMESNGILSIPLLKDGKVVGLESLHHINKKNKYQNPVFIMAGGFGTRLRPLTDNCPKPMLTVGTKPILEIIIDNFVKAGFNNFYISTHYMPEQIKNYFGNGENKKINVTYVHEENPLGTGGALGLLPKDIPDDLPIIVMNGDVLTKIDLQKLLDFHISNNADATMCVREYDYQIPYGVINSEGNKITSMVEKPIQRFFINTGIYVISQNIIKSVPQNHRIDMPTLLEQHIAIDKNVLMFPIHEYWLDIGRMDDFNRAQKDIYSLGIL